A single genomic interval of halophilic archaeon DL31 harbors:
- a CDS encoding Peptidyl-tRNA hydrolase (PFAM: Peptidyl-tRNA hydrolase, PTH2~TIGRFAM: Peptidyl-tRNA hydrolase, PTH2~HAMAP: Peptidyl-tRNA hydrolase~KEGG: hvo:HVO_0659 hypothetical protein), with product MKQAIVARTDLGMGTGKLAAQVAHASLSAYEDADDRTRKAWKGSGQKKVVLKGSGEDELFELADKARREGLPNAIIRDAGHTQLDPGTATTVAIGPGEDEVVDRVTGHLSLY from the coding sequence ATGAAGCAGGCAATCGTGGCCCGGACCGACCTCGGGATGGGCACCGGGAAGCTGGCTGCACAGGTGGCCCACGCCTCGCTGTCGGCCTACGAGGACGCCGACGACCGCACGCGGAAAGCGTGGAAGGGCAGCGGCCAGAAGAAGGTCGTGCTGAAAGGGAGCGGCGAGGACGAACTGTTCGAACTGGCCGATAAGGCCCGGCGTGAGGGGTTGCCAAACGCCATCATCCGCGACGCCGGCCACACCCAACTCGACCCGGGCACGGCGACAACCGTCGCCATCGGCCCGGGCGAGGACGAGGTCGTCGACCGGGTGACTGGACACCTCTCGCTCTACTGA